The DNA region tagttTGTAAACCTGATATATTCCTATGTTCAAAATGCAACAGGTTGCCGATATATACCCTTTAAAGATTTTACAGGGATAACCAAGTGAAATAACCACTTTGATTATCTAAATATCTGAGATTTAGTGTGGCAGTGAAAACCCTTATCGAATTGGGTCACACATGTGGCCTTCGTATTTTTTATTCAACAAGATTCTTAAGACAGAAGATGAAGATGTATCAGATGGAGAACTTTCAGGCATGGTAGAACCCTACCCATGTGAACAGCCGTTGCCCTGCTCGCACTTTGTTGAAGTGAGTGCATTGAGATTCTGTCACTACCTTTCTTATTGATTGTCTACATTGAAATTACAACATTTTTCAGTCTGTACTCTGATAACAATATATGGATTCCAAGTGGACACGTCAAATCGTTttgttagttttaatttgtttaggtgtttggtGCTTATAGGTCCCGCACATAAACCAGCAAGATTCTTGGGATTGCGGCCTTGCCTGTGTTCTGATGGTCTTTCGGACCGTTGGCATAGACAACTGCGATATTCAGACATTGGCACAGCTATGTGGCACAACTAGGTGTTCCCTTCTTTACAGAGTTAGAACTTCATTTCCTCTTTTGTTAGTCCGTTATGTACTTTCTTTTGAGTATTGTTCTTTAGAATTTTATCGTTTTTATAGGAGTATGGGTtttgagattggtgaggatagAAGGTGTAGATGAATGAAATCCCTTCCTCGACTCAGTGTTGAagcttttaatttttgttgcTATATTAATGTATTCTTTCCTAGAAGGTCTTATTTACAGAAGGACATGCAGTATGTTACAGAAATGAGTACTATAGGTATGGGGTGTTATATGAATGCTTGATACCTTCTTGTTGCTAAAAGTTTCAGTTAGAGTTATACTTGATACATCAGTCACATATGCAATACAAACTTATATGAAAATTTGTGATATATTATTGTTTGCAGCATTTGGACCGTTGATCTAGCATATTTATTACAGAAGTCTGTTATGTACTTTCCTTTGAGTATTGTTCTTTGTAAATTGATTGATGTGTATAGGGTTCTGAGTTTGACGATTGGTGAAAAGTCGCAGATGAATAAAAGCCCGTCGTCCTCGATCTAGTGTTGAAGCCACTAGAGTTTAACTTGTattattggtttattttttCACTAAACGTCTTATTTACAGAAGTGAGTAACATGAAACGCTAGTCGTTTTTTCTCACTCATTTTTCCACCAACATAAGACTTTATTTACTTCGTGTATTGTTcatacaaacaaatattatttttgtggAGTTGGAATAGCTATGGTCCTATGGAGCATTATGGGTTTGTTTGTGTGAAGTTGGAATAGTTATGGAGTATCGTGCGTTTGAAGTTAGACTTATACTTGATTCATCAGTGACATATTCAATAAGAGCTTCCGTGAAAAGTTTCTGATATAACTGAGTGCTGACATCTTGTTTGCAGCATTTGGACTGTTGATCTAGCATTTTTATTACAGACGTTCTCCATTAGTTTTTGCTACTACACAGTGACAGTTGGAGCAAACCCAAGTTATTCAGGGGAGAAATTTTACAAGGTGATTTCATACTATTAACATAGATAAGTGTTAACTGACAGTATTTTCGTGCTGGTTAGTATGAACTAGACCATATTGGTTGTTTGCTAGATCCAGATGCACATCTTAGCCTAATTGTCTATCAATTATAGATGCATATATCATATGAGAGCGAGGACCCAAACTGCATATAAACAAGAACATCGTCTGTCACAATTTCCTGGCATTAGCCGAACTTTGATTATTTAGCAATGAGTGGCACCTAAACTGCATGATCATGAATGCTacttaatgtgtttggtatctGCAAAAGAAATGAGAAGttggttattttattttattttgaaaagaaatCTAGTTTTGGATATAAAGATTGTAGTTTCACTATTCTTAGTTCATGTACTTGTGAGCTTGTCTTTTCACATCTGGATGCACAtaaaaatttcaattaattatatttattctGCAGGAG from Malus domestica chromosome 01, GDT2T_hap1 includes:
- the LOC103435606 gene encoding guanylyl cyclase 1-like isoform X5, with translation MWPSYFLFNKILKTEDEDVSDGELSGMVEPYPCEQPLPCSHFVEVPHINQQDSWDCGLACVLMVFRTVGIDNCDIQTLAQLCGTTSIWTVDLAFLLQTFSISFCYYTVTVGANPSYSGEKFYKEQLPNDLERVNNLFQKALEGGMNIQRRSISRQEICFAILSGKYIAIVLVDQYKLSRSRLDDVFVSDFCGSNSGYTGHYVVICGYDTTTDEFEIRDPACSSKRRICQEWE